CAGTGATTGATATTGCAAGGGCACTTAATAAAtggtttttgaataaatgaattgctTAAAGTAAAATATAGCTGTAAATTGTATTATAAAAGGACAGTGGGTGGCAGTCTGAGGTCTGCTATTTACTGGTTTGGGCAACTTACTTAATCTGTTTGCTTCCTCAGTTGTACAATGGGTAAAATAATAGTGGTTATCACAACAGGGTGCTTACAGCGATGAAATGAGATTATGTGTATAGGGTACCACATAATTGTAAAGCTGATATTTAAATGGAACAGATACTGCACAGACACTTGAGGTCTGAGAATAAGATTAGGACAACCAGAGTATTAATGGATTAAATAAAGGTGACATCCTATGCAACCAACGGTTTGATCTTTATGCTTCCAATGTGTACTTGTAGTTATAGAGGAGACCAAGCACCTTACAAATACTCCATGTTTTACTAGATGTGAGCAAATCATTAAGCAGCAAGTTTAGTTTGGCGACAAAATTGTAACATCTACTACAATATATCTTCAAAAGAAATCACTCACAACCACACTCACATGACAAGAAGACCTCACAGActcaaaataaataggaaaaactcATACATAAATACTGTCCCGTTCCAACACTGGGACGCTCAGTCACGCAGAAAACAAATTGAGGCATTGAGTGGAGGCAAAGGGCACTTCTGCAGGAACTGACCCTCAAATTAGGGATTCTCAACCCGTTTTCCTAGGATGAGCAATGGATGATTTGCTTGGAGGCTCCTTGTTCAGAAGTATCCTTTCTCCCTGTCACATGCGTCGATGAGCCCCTCAGGCATTTGAAAGTATCAAGGTCTCCCTCCAGGCTCCCTGTTTGACTCCATCTTTCTTCATTCTCCTCCTCTGCTTTCGCCAGGTTCCATTTTCAGTGCTTGGGCCTTTTAAGTCCTACATTGCCTGCATCCCACGGGCCCATTCATTCCTCTCGTCATGCTCAGCCCTGATGAACCCCCAAACCACAGGTTGAGAATCCCTGCTTGAAGATCAGAAGTTCCAATGCTGGATTACGTCTCCTCCAAATGTGTATCTGGAGAGTGATAATAGTATATTAATTTCATGGGGAGCGGTCTGGGGAAAAAGTAACAAGAAATCTAATAAAAAACATAACTCATAGTTGCTGATATGATAAATGATAAATTTGAAATGAGAGAAAGCAGCAGGTTATATTTGTACCCAATTATCCTTACATGATATCCTGAAAAACCCCTCAATGCTGAGCAAATTATGTTGGCTTGTCCCCCAGGATGACCCAAACAACATTTGCTACTTAGCTTTACAACACAGAGGATGCTATGGGCCACAGAATGAAACTTGCCTGAGCTTGTCCAAGTTAATTAGACTGCTTTAAACTTGGGCTCATTGTTAAGTTTGGTTTctaactacattaaaaaaattagaaaccttAATATAACTTTCTTCTTAGTTCAATAAACTGGATGAGGCTTTTCTGCCCTGCTTATAAACGTAAACATTTGTAGCAAAATGGATTGAAGCAGATGGGTTAAGAGTAAGGGTCTGTGGTTAGGCTAATGGCCCCCAAGCTTGATTTTTGTGATCAGCTGTGTGTTCTTGGGCACTGTACATTATCTTCTTGACCCTCTGTTTTCTctactgtaaaatgaggataattctagtatttctctctctctctctctttggtaaTGGCAAGGGGtgggggattaaatgagataccgTGCATGGTGCGATTAACATAGTATTACAATACTGACACACAATATTTTAGAATCAATTAATTATCCATCCACCTAAGTCATCCTGTCCCCTGCTGCAAGGAGCTGCTAGGGTGCAGGGCAACAGAAGATTAGCAAAGAGAAGCTGACTCCTTCCCCTTTCCTGCTCCTAAACCTTCTCAGACGGTGGAGGAGTTCTTGTATTAGTTGTGAGGCAAAGGGGAACCAGCATTCTTTAAAAGGAGAGGAGATTATGACTGATGGATTTCTGTTTGTTATTGCTTtagctttttgtttcctttgcctTTTACTTCCCAATTCCTTCTGATATTCTTACCACTTTGCTTCTTTGAGTTTGTATCTTGGATGCCACATTTTTTCACATCCATCATTCTCccttgagaaaaagaaatcatttttatttccatatagcACAGCTCTACATCCCATACAGTGGCTCAAGTTTAAATTTCAAGTTCTATGAAACATTTGTAATCCCTAGGAAGTCTGGTGGACATCCTTATTCCACAGGTCCCAACTTATGAGGTTAATTAATTCAATAGTGTAGGGCATATGCTTTTGATCCTAGATTTTCTTGAGGAGtgtacacttttatttttcatcttttcccagAGATGAACCAAATTCTGAGGTATCTTAATATCTATTGATTTCTATCCATTTCTACTGCcaactaatcttttttttccagagaaataTTCAAAACGCAAGCTGGCAACAATTATTTGTTTGTGCAAATCAACTCCATCTCAGGATCTTACTGTCATTGAAACTTGATCCTTATATTCTGGCTATCTCAGTCCTGTTAAGAAtataatttttggaaacagcttATCTCTACTCTCTCAGTTAACACCACTTTCCCCCATGTAAGGGGTTATGGGGAATTTTTCAACGACTATTGGAATCCCCTTCCATATTCTACTTCCCTATTTAACATCAGACAACTCTATACCATCACTGGATCTCTTGGTATACTTCTCTAAGTATTGGGGGAATTATTTATTCTGAATCATCTTAAATGGGAGGAAATTATTTGAATATACTCATTTTCCTGGATTTTAATTGTTCCCACAGGTAAATGGAGAAATGAACACATGCAAATTATATAACATCCTCTACCAAAATTTTGCAAAATACTCTATGGTAAAAATACTACAGTTCTACAGAGGAACTATTTTTATTACTTAGGGTGCCCGGAAACCAGCTGGTTGCAACTAATGCAAGACTAAAATGCAACTGAAAATGACAGGCATTTTAGCTCTTTCTCTTCTGTAAGTCTGTGGTTATTTTCATGATAGAAAAAAACTGTATGACACTGCGTCTTCTACCTCCATCCATACCCATTCTCCTGCCCCTCACCCCTTACGCTTCATCTTCACCCAGTGATCCCACTCAGCTTCAATATAATTGCTGTTGAACAGTGGAATGCCTTTGCACCACCTTGCAGAGGTTAAGTCGGGTTTCCTTGCAGCCATGATCCAATTCTCACCCCTTCCTCATCCCCAGTGGAGACCACTGCAATTAAGGAAATACTACCTTTTCTTAAACAGAAGATGAATGTCAGTGCTACACCAAGGAATAATAAGATGGCTCCCAGAATTACCAGGTGAGTCCTTTCATTTGGAGGATGTGCCAGAGGtagttctgaaaaacaaaacaaaacaaaaacaaactgacTAAAGATAAAATTTTGATGGGAAGGGGTCAGGAGAATAGTCATCCTTGAAGTTTAGTTTAGCTTTAGGATAATTTTCTTAAATGCCAAAGTTTGAGTGGCTGGAATGGCAAGATACCTCTGTTAAAATGGGAACAGCATGGAGAAGTGTGAGAAGCCCAGGCTTTGAAAAGGTGGTGCTGGGGCTAAATTCTGCTGCCCTTAACCAGTTTTGAGGTCTTGGGCAAGATACTTAACCAGTGTACAAAATACAAATGCTAATACATTTCTTGTGAGGCTAATATTTATAATGTGCTTAGCACAGTACCACATGGAGTGGCTACTCACTATTAAATGGCGGCCTTGATTATTTCACTtcctcttgcttttttatttttttgaggcagagtctttttctgttgcccagggtggagtgcagtggcgcaatcttggctcactgcaacttccgtctcccaggttcaagcaattcttgtgcctcagtcttctgagtagctgggattacaggtgcacgccaccacacccagctaatttttatatttttagtagaggcagagtttcaccatgttggccaggctggtcacaaactcctgacctcaagtgatctgcccacctcggcttcccaaagtgctgagattacaggcatgagcctccactcCTGGCCCCTCTTGCATTCTTTAATATAGAAGCTAGTAGCCTACAGTACATGGCAGAGATGGCCCACAGTAGAACATGGAAGGCCAACCAGCACTGCTAAGGAGCTCCCACCTCCTCCTATCTGTCATCATGATTGGAGGCCAATGCTTGTTGTCTTATCTTTCTCTGCAGTTTGAACATCTCTGGACAACAAGCCATTAGTATTTCTTACTAGGCTCCTTGTCTGGGGTACCATGCAGGAGGAAAGGGGGTCCCATGGCACACAGATGTTCAGAAAGGGGGTCCCATGGCACACAGATGTTCAGAGGCTGCTAACTCCCACCTCTCACCTTTAGTCAGCTCCTGCCTGGCTCAGCTCTCCACTGAGACCCATGATCCATCTTTGACTACCCAGGTGAAACTTTAAAGACACAACAACAGCCAGCTTTTTCCGTAACTTACAGTTTACAATGCCTGttcatatatgttttatttcagtTTCAGAACAACTTTATGAGTTAGGCATGccaggtatttaaaaaaaatccccaatttacagatgaggaaacagactcagcGCAGTTAGGTAGGCCACCCAACAAGTAAGTTGTCATAAAGCACCTTTTAAATGGCAGGAACCCACTAATCTAGCTTTTACTGAAAGCCAGTTCAATACCTGAGGACTCATACCCCAATAAGAGCATCCCCatcattttctaaacttttttccccctctttctgTTCACAACACCATCCTGGATTATCTTTTCCTATTGATTGACTTTTCTATCTAATTTTTCAGTTGTTTTCGCTGAAGTACGTGGCATTTTCCTATCAACATGTATTGGAGGAGGGGGCAGTGAGAAGCTCTTCTCAGAATATCTTTGTGTTTATATTAAATATCATGCTCACTCACCTCACTTTCTTTCACATTCTGAGCCTCTCATCAGACTGTCTCCCACCCTACCTACTTCTGTAGAGTAGtgagataaaaaaaaatagttgaattTGTGCAGGCAATGGTCTCAAATCATTTTCATACACTGTTGCTAATTTGACCCCTACAATAACCTTGCTCAGTAGATTATAATCCTACAGGGAAAGTGAAGCACACAGAAGTCTAGTAATTTGCCCAGGGACACACAGCCTCATGTTCTGTGTACTAAGCAGACTGCTAGAGTTGAAATATTGTAGACTACCTTGGGAGAGGCACGGGGGAGAAAGGGTCCCTCATGTTTGGCATAAGATAGAAGAATACGTTCCATTTATTTCCTGCCACCCTGGAAAGAGGGAAGCAGCTCTGATGTGCCAGGATTTGGATTCCTGAAACATGGCCTGAGTTGAGTATTCCTCTCAGGTATTCCCCCAGGTTTCCCGGCTATGAAAGCATTTCCCACATGGTGTTGGattgcctgttttttgtttgtttctttgttttttatctgTTTCCTGAAGAGTGTGAACTGAGTCTTATTATTCTATGTGTATCCAATGAGTACTACAATGCATAGAACAAAAGGTGTATTccataaatatctgctgaatgtTTATTAAGTAACAATATGGTTTGGATGAATGGAGGTGAGGAATTAGGATACACTTTGTAAATATagtgttattcattcattcatttattcaacaatcaCTGAATGACTATGATAGGCAGACATCATGCTAGGTGCTAGGGGACAGTGTTAGACATATTTTAATGGACACATTCAGAATATTACCTGGGATGACCAATTCAGCTGTATGGTTTTCCTCAGGATCTAATCTCCTAAAAGTGCAGTAGAAAATCTCATTAGTTGTTGTGTTGATTCTCAGTGTGCTGGTCACATTGAAAAGCTTCTCCTCTCTCTTGGAATTGGTGGTGGTGGTCTTACCACTCAGTACTTGATGGTCACTGCTTGTCCAGATGACTTCGGCCTTGGGGTAGCCCTCAGCCTGACATGTTAGTTCATGTTCAGAGGTGACTGGATCCACAACCAAAATTCTTTGGTTGATCTTGTTGTATGGGGCTAGGacataaacaaaaagaagtcagggCTTTTGCTGAGCACAGAACTATGTATATAGCTTGATGCTGTCCACATTAGAAAGAGTATCAATGCAGGCTGGTTCTCAGAGGGATACGCTTAATGTTCAGATGCCTCAGCCGTGGGGAACACCTGCTAGCTCTGCCTCAATTCAGTTCAAAGTTGGGACAAGTTTGGGTTAATAGGAATGACTATCTTGCTATAAAAATCATGTTAGTACATTTATTGGGCTCAAACAAAATGTAAAGATTAATTTACACTAAAaccccagacttcaccactaggTAATACATCCATGTGACAAAACTGctcttgtaccccttaaatttctacaaaaaaataatttaaggagAATTATCTTTAAACCAGCAGTCTTTCTATTCAAATACAAAATATCCCTCTCCATTTATTCAGGTTTTCATATGTTTCTCAGTAAAGTGCTATACTTTTTACATAGGGCCCcatttcttcttaaatttattcttggatattttatttttgttgttataaatCTGTCTTTATAAACATGAATCTCTCCAGctggtatgttttcttttcttagacTTTAtttagtaaacagaaaacctgatTTTGATGTGTCATTCACTTTTCTGATTTGAAGTCAATGATCAGAAATTAGATATGAAAATACATAGTATTTCATCGGTAAACAGCGATACATGTTCCTGGTGatactttttaatgtttaaatttgttctttattttagaagttttacatttacaaaaaagttgcaaagatagtatagAGTTACTGTATACTCCttacccagtttcccctattGTTAGTATCTTACATTACCATGGTACAATCGTCATAACTAAGGACATTAGTACATTATTAATAACTAAACTGCataatttattccattcctcCAGTTTTTCCCtaatatcctttttctgttctgGGATGCTATCTAGGATGCCACATTATGATACTTATGTTTTAAGCTTTTAAATGCTGGctattttaataaatcatttaAGTAATTATGCTCAAGGAAGAAAGTTTGATTCAATTTTAGATCATTGGTTTGGGACCCTTTTATGATTAAGATATGTAGTTTGCTGACAATTCTAGTAGATTGTTTAGTGCATCTGTATAGCATAAGAGCTTTATTCATGTTTATTCATTACAAGTACATTAACATGTTCTTATTTTGTTGGTATAATCTTTTTTTTACTCCTAATACTATAGTGTAACCACTAATGATCTAGAGCCTTAACTCTCCATTCCTTTACCAAGGACAGCAATAGATTTGTGAGGTAATTTCTTCCCAGAGAGTTAATACAAAACAGCTAGGATCAAatgaaactgaaataaataatGAGTGATATTTTGGTACTCTTATATCAATGAAACCACTACCAGTGGAAACactggaaatcaataaaattatgatttcaaaacacaaaaataatagtTCTTATGCGTGGGTTGCTTTGGGGTAGTTATGGATTTTCAAATTCTCTTATCTAATTTTGACTAAACTAACcatcttacaaaattaaacaactAATTAAAAAGTTTCCCACAAAGAAACTGAGGATTGAAGATAATACTAATAATTCAAGCACAACCCAGAGGAAACAGCAGAAGTGACA
The nucleotide sequence above comes from Pongo pygmaeus isolate AG05252 chromosome 13, NHGRI_mPonPyg2-v2.0_pri, whole genome shotgun sequence. Encoded proteins:
- the CD274 gene encoding programmed cell death 1 ligand 1 isoform X3; translated protein: MRIFAVLIFTTYWHLLNAFTVMVPKDLYVVEYGSNMTIECKFPVEKQLDLAALIVYWEMEDKNIIQFVHGEEDLKVQHSSYRQRARLLKDQLSLGNAALQITDVKLQDAGVYRCMISYGGADYKRITVKVNAPYNKINQRILVVDPVTSEHELTCQAEGYPKAEVIWTSSDHQVLSGKTTTTNSKREEKLFNVTSTLRINTTTNEIFYCTFRRLDPEENHTAELVIPELPLAHPPNERTHLVILGAILLFLGVALTFIFCLRKGRMMDVKKCGIQDTNSKKQSDTHLEET
- the CD274 gene encoding programmed cell death 1 ligand 1 isoform X4, which translates into the protein MRIFAVLIFTTYWHLLNAFTVMVPKDLYVVEYGSNMTIECKFPVEKQLDLAALIVYWEMEDKNIIQFVHGEEDLKVQHSSYRQRARLLKDQLSLGNAALQITDVKLQDAGVYRCMISYGGADYKRITVKVNAPYNKINQRILVVDPVTSEHELTCQAEGYPKAEVIWTSSDHQVLSGKTTTTNSKREEKLFNVTSTLRINTTTNEIFYCTFRRLDPEENHTAELVIPELPLAHPPNERTHLVILGAILLFLGVALTFIFCLRKGRMMDVKKCGIQDTNSKKQSDRSP
- the CD274 gene encoding programmed cell death 1 ligand 1 isoform X1 translates to MRIFAVLIFTTYWHLLNAFTVMVPKDLYVVEYGSNMTIECKFPVEKQLDLAALIVYWEMEDKNIIQFVHGEEDLKVQHSSYRQRARLLKDQLSLGNAALQITDVKLQDAGVYRCMISYGGADYKRITVKVNAPYNKINQRILVVDPVTSEHELTCQAEGYPKAEVIWTSSDHQVLSGKTTTTNSKREEKLFNVTSTLRINTTTNEIFYCTFRRLDPEENHTAELVIPELPLAHPPNERTHLVILGAILLFLGVALTFIFCLRKGRMMDVKKCGIQDTNSKKQSGKNIRRNWEVKGKGNKKLKQ
- the CD274 gene encoding programmed cell death 1 ligand 1 isoform X2; this translates as MRIFAVLIFTTYWHLLNAFTVMVPKDLYVVEYGSNMTIECKFPVEKQLDLAALIVYWEMEDKNIIQFVHGEEDLKVQHSSYRQRARLLKDQLSLGNAALQITDVKLQDAGVYRCMISYGGADYKRITVKVNAPYNKINQRILVVDPVTSEHELTCQAEGYPKAEVIWTSSDHQVLSGKTTTTNSKREEKLFNVTSTLRINTTTNEIFYCTFRRLDPEENHTAELVIPELPLAHPPNERTHLVILGAILLFLGVALTFIFCLRKGSISLIAVVSTGDEEGVRIGSWLQGNPT